In the genome of Bacillota bacterium, the window GTAAGCAATAATTGCAAGAGCTTCCAGTGCAGCATTTGAAAGGTTACTAGATACATCTTCGCTAAAAGCCTTCTCCATGTAGGGAGCCAGTTCCGGTATAGTACCTAATTGAAATCCTCCGGCTGTCTCGAATATCTGCAGTCCCCGGTTACTTGTTTTTAAATCATTTTTCAGCTCAATTATCAACTGCTCGGCTTCTTCAGCAGATACTGTTAAAATTAATGCAACCTTATCCGTTTTGATCGGTTCCTCGCTCAGAAAAAGGTATGCTTCAATTACTTTTTTCTGCTCTGATTTCTCCACCGTCTTCCTCCTCTTCGGGTTCCCCCGCTTTAAGGGTTACCAGAATTGCACCAAAAGGTTTCTCCTGTAATAGAATTACTCTTCCCTGACGGGCCATCTCCAGCAGCGATATAAAGGTTATTATAACTTCCCATAAACCATCTGTCGTGATAAATTCTTTCATCGGCAGGGGACGGTTTCTGCTTTTAAGCATATTCTGGATATAGCCTGCTTTTTCTGCGAGAATAAAATCCTCAACAGCACTGAAAGTCGGCACGTAATTATCTGTTAAGGTTCCCTGTGCAAAGCGGTGCATAATATCACTCAAATGGTATGCACCTTCCCAGATCGTATAGACAGACTCCTGCGAAGTGAAAACCATAATTTTCTGCCCACCGGTGGAACGAAGAAAAATCTTCTGCTGTTCATCTTCTTTTCTCTGAAGAATACGGGCAGCATCTTTAAAGAATTTATACTCTTCAAGTCGCTGAAACAGTTCTTCTGCGCTGTTAATCTCAAAGAGGGCTTCGTCGTCATCTTCTTCTTCAGGTCTGGTTGGACGGGGCAGCAATAATTTTGATTTAAGACGCAGTAATGTTGCCGCCATAACTAAAAATTCGCTGGCTATATCAAGATTTAACTCTTTCATCGACTGAAGGTAGGCAAGGTATTGTTCAGTGATTTCGGCAATTGAAATTGACCATATATCTACTTCTGCTTTTTTTATTAAATGAAAAAGCAGATCGAATGGCCCCTCAAATGTGGGCAGCTTAATTTTGTATTCAGCCTGCTGTAACATCCCTGGATGCCTTTCATGCCTGAATTTTTAACGCAGACCCATGCTGTTCAGCACTTCCTGATATTTATTACCTGCATGAACACGAGCACGCTCGGCGCCCCTGGCCAACATTTCGTCCAGGTAATTCTCTTCACCGGTAAGTTCTTTATACTTTTCCTGCAGCGGGCGCAACTTTTCAGCTATTACTTCAGCCAGTTCATCTTTCAGGTCTTTATAAGACTTTCCGGCAAAATAGTCTTCAATGTCCAATCTTTCCTTACCTGTCATCAATTGATATATAGTCAGCAGGTTATTAATTCCCGGTCGCTTCTCATCAAATTTAATTTCTCTCAGGGAATCGGTTGTTGCCCGTCGTATCTTTGCTCTTATCTCATCAGGAGAATCGAGAAGAAATATCGCATCCTCTTTTCTCTCTTCACTCTTACTCATTTTTTTCTCAGGATTGAAGAGACCCATTACCCTGCCTCCGACCGGAGGGATATAAACATCCGGCAGCACGAATATATCACCATAGCGATAGTTAAATCTCTGGGCGATATCCCTGCAGAGTTCAACATGCTGTTTTTGATCTTCTCCGACAGGGACGAGATGTGTATCGTACAACAATATATCGGCTGCCTGTAATATAGGGTAATCAAAGAGTCCAACGCTGACCTCTTCTTTCTGTTTTTCCGACTTCTCCTTGAATTGGGTCATTCTCTGAAGCCAGCCCATTGGAGTAATACAGTTCAACAACCAGGCCAGTTCAGCATGTTCGCTTACGTGGGATTGAATAAAGACAACCGAGTGTTCTTCATCAATTCCTGCCGCAAAAAGCAACCCGGCAACTTCCCGGATATTAGCGCGTAAAACTTCCGGATCCTGAGGAACAGTAATCGTATGCAGGTCGACAACACAGTAAAAATTATCATACTCTTCCTGCAGGCTGACCCAGTTTCTGATAGCGCCGAGATAATTACCAAGATGCAGGCTTCCTGTAGCCTGTATCCCGGAGAATATTCTTTTTTTTGCCATAAGATTAACCTAAGCCTCCCGTTATTATCTTCACTATCCTCTCCCGATCACCTTAAACATTTCAAATTCCCGGAATCAAGCGGATAATTGCAGAGAATATATTAAATACCAGGTTGTAGGCGGGCTCAATTATCAACCAAAGAACCCGGAACAGGATCAGTCCAATTAAAATTAATGGTGCATATCTCTCCAACTGGTAGTAATAATTCAGATATGAATCCGGAAGAACCGACATCAGTATTTTTGATCCGTCAAGCGGTGGGATCGGTATAAGGTTGAAAATTCCGAGTAAAATATTAAGCTGCATTAAAACTACAATGAACTGTAAAAATAAACCGCCGGTCAAACCGGCATTAATCAGGATATGCAATATAAGCATGCTGATAAACCCGAGCGTGAAATTCACCATGGGACCGGCAAAAGATACCCAGCGAAGCCCTTTTCTGTAATGATTAAAATTGTACGGATTAATCGGTACCGGCTTTGCCCATCCAAACCCAACCAAGAGAATCATTATCGTTCCCACCGGGTCGAGATGGTTAATGGGATTAAGGTTCATTCTGCCCTGCCTGGCTGCAGTCCTGTCGCCAAAATGATAAGCCATCCTGGCGTGGGCAAATTCATGGAATGTGATCGCTATG includes:
- the scpB gene encoding SMC-Scp complex subunit ScpB, whose protein sequence is MEKSEQKKVIEAYLFLSEEPIKTDKVALILTVSAEEAEQLIIELKNDLKTSNRGLQIFETAGGFQLGTIPELAPYMEKAFSEDVSSNLSNAALEALAIIAYKQPVTRIEIESIRGVRSEHVLENLLKRRLIRISGRKEGPGRPLLYCTTIDFLKYFGLKELNELPPLEIDKPCDDNDHKTETVIQSEAQIEAE
- a CDS encoding segregation/condensation protein A; amino-acid sequence: MLQQAEYKIKLPTFEGPFDLLFHLIKKAEVDIWSISIAEITEQYLAYLQSMKELNLDIASEFLVMAATLLRLKSKLLLPRPTRPEEEDDDEALFEINSAEELFQRLEEYKFFKDAARILQRKEDEQQKIFLRSTGGQKIMVFTSQESVYTIWEGAYHLSDIMHRFAQGTLTDNYVPTFSAVEDFILAEKAGYIQNMLKSRNRPLPMKEFITTDGLWEVIITFISLLEMARQGRVILLQEKPFGAILVTLKAGEPEEEEDGGEIRAEKSN
- the trpS gene encoding tryptophan--tRNA ligase; the encoded protein is MAKKRIFSGIQATGSLHLGNYLGAIRNWVSLQEEYDNFYCVVDLHTITVPQDPEVLRANIREVAGLLFAAGIDEEHSVVFIQSHVSEHAELAWLLNCITPMGWLQRMTQFKEKSEKQKEEVSVGLFDYPILQAADILLYDTHLVPVGEDQKQHVELCRDIAQRFNYRYGDIFVLPDVYIPPVGGRVMGLFNPEKKMSKSEERKEDAIFLLDSPDEIRAKIRRATTDSLREIKFDEKRPGINNLLTIYQLMTGKERLDIEDYFAGKSYKDLKDELAEVIAEKLRPLQEKYKELTGEENYLDEMLARGAERARVHAGNKYQEVLNSMGLR
- a CDS encoding site-2 protease family protein, producing MLGLDPIVIALRIPALLIAITFHEFAHARMAYHFGDRTAARQGRMNLNPINHLDPVGTIMILLVGFGWAKPVPINPYNFNHYRKGLRWVSFAGPMVNFTLGFISMLILHILINAGLTGGLFLQFIVVLMQLNILLGIFNLIPIPPLDGSKILMSVLPDSYLNYYYQLERYAPLILIGLILFRVLWLIIEPAYNLVFNIFSAIIRLIPGI